ACAACTCGAATCAAACGATTCAGCAGCAAATAAGTAGCTCAAATCTAAGAAACAACGAGATTATTCAAGAGCTACAAAATCAACTGGACAACTCGAATCAAACTATTCAGCAACAGATAAGGAGCTCAAATCTAAGAAACAACGAGATTATTCAAGAGCTACAAAATCAACTGGACAACTCGAATCAAACTATTCAGCAGCAAATAAGTAGCTCAAATCTAAGAAACAACAAGATTATTCAAGAGCTACAAAATCAACTGGACAACTCGAATCAAACTATTCAGCAACAGATAAGGAGCTCAAATCGAAACAACGAGATTATTCAAGAGCTACAAAATCAACTGGACAACTCGAATCAAACTATTCAGCAGCAAATAAGTAGCTCAAATCTAAGAAACAACGAGATTATTCAAGAGCTACAAAATCAACTGGACAACTTGAATCAAACTATTCAGCAGCAAATAAGTGGCTCAAATCTAAGAAACAACGAGATTATTCAAGAGCTACAAAATCAACTGGACAACTCGAATCAAACGATTCAGCAGCAAATAGTTCAGCTAACTGTAAACATTGATGCTAAAATCGACAACACTACCCAGATGCACAATCAGAGGTACCTCGACTGCAAACAGACTGCTTTCTCTCTGAATGAGCAGACACAGAGAAATGTCAGCCAACAGATCGAGCTACAGGCCACCAAGTGTTCAGAGGGAATCAATGCACTACAGCTGCAAGCAAACAACTCAAACACAGCAATTCAAATAGTGCAAATGAACATTCAAACTTTGGGATTAAATCTCACGGAAACAAGCACAAATGTTGAAACTCTTGAATACAATTTTAGGGAGCTAAACGCAACAGTTAttgaacaatgtaggtaacactatCAATAAATTCTTTATTATAATAACGTTCTTCCTCCATAGTGGCATTAAGTTGTGAAGTGCAATCCCCACCTACTAATGGAGGTGTCAATGTACAGGCTGGTCCAAACTCACTAACTTATGGACTGGGCTCAGTGGCTACCTACTCATGTGACCCAGGCTATGCTCTAGTGGGACAGAGGACCAGGACTTGTCAGGACAATAACGGAGGGACAGTCACCATGGGAACATGGAGTGGTGCACTACCACTTTGTCAaggtactaccgtatagcgtgaaattttgaggcacttatatttcgtggattggcctctaaaagcattttcgttgcacaatgttcgtggaatgacttaccagaagccacgcctttaaatctttgcacattatagcaggtaattctgattaaagaacaattttcgtggacttaattttcgtgtaggattgctactcacgaaatccgcgaaaattaagcccctcgaaaatttcgcactatacggtatatactacATAATGATTGCAAATACTTAGCATAACTCCAAACAGCTCTACACTGTCTGGAGCTTGCAACACCTAATAATGGAAATGTGGTACTCAGTAACCCATCTCTACTAGTGGGTACCAtggctacctacacctgtaaccaAGGCTACGTCCTAGCTGGTGATACAACAAGGACTTGTAATGAGAGAAGTGACAGAACTATTGGAAGTTGGAACGGAATCATGCCCAGATGTGAAGGTAAGAAAAACAACAGTAGGGGAGTGTCTAAACAGAATTAATGCGTATAAACAGTATATATAAACAGACATGTAAAAACACACAGTTATCATCAGATGTCAGCCATTGACTCAGCCGAGTAATGGAGTAGTCAGTATCTCTACTGGTACACAGGGAGTGAACCTTGGTGTGGGAGCTATAGCAACCTACTCCTGCAACACTGGTTACAGACTAGTGGGACAAGCTAGCAGGACCTGTGTTAGTGGTGGCGGGACTAACGGAACATGGAGTGGAACTGaaccaacttgtgaaggtattTAAGCAATTCACACAGATTAAGTTATTGTCGAAATCGCACACAGAGATACTCACTTGCCCCTCATTAAGTCCCCCAACTAACGGAGCTATCACATTCACTCCTGGTGCTGACAACAGCAACATTGGACTGGGCTCAGTGGCTACCTACTCCTGTAACATCGGCTATGTACTAGTGGGACACACCACCAGAACATGTCAGAGCTTGTATGGGGGAGCTTCAGCAGCTTGGAGTGGAAACATAACAATTTGTCAAGGTATTAAACAGAAAGGTTATTCTCCAGTAGTACAATCATGAACATCTATAGCCCTACAGTTATGGGTAATAAGTTCTACCCGCAGCATGAACCTTAAAGTTACTTCTTACGAAAGTAAATCAAAATCCTAGAATATCTCTAAATATTTGTAGTGTACCGAACATTAATAGTTACTCCGTAattaagggttgttttcctataggccctgtcacataattatacatgcagaggCAGTCTACTGTCCAGTGCTAACGGCCCCTGGCAATGGTAGTGTGACGGTCAGATCTGGATTCAACCCCGTCAGTGTGGGCTCAGTGGCTACCTACTCATGTGATCCAGGCTACGCCCTCTTGGGAACCACCACCAGGAATTGTGCGGACCCAGACAGTGACTCAGTGGGAACATGGACTGGAGCAAAGCCAGAATGTGCAAGTGAGAAGGAATTCGTATTTAAATGCAAACCAATGAATCATGTGATAATTTACTGCAATAAATAAtcacacacagtcattatttgcgttgagttgaCAGTTCTTGAAAACGGCACCCTTGTGATCAGTTCTACTCTGCTTGGTGTGGGTACTACTGCCAGCTACACCTGTAACCAAGGTTATGTTCTGGTTGGCGATGTCACTAGGACTTGTCAGGACACCAGCGGAGGGACTGCTACTATAGGATCATGGAGCGGAAGTGACCCAGAATGTCAAGGTATGTCAGAGGGAAGGTTGATCAgcacatgtgtataattaatgGACTATTATTTCAGCACAAAAatccttatataattatgtatgtacatgcatgcatacagtgatTCATTGCTCTGAGTTGACGGTTCCTGAAAACGGCACCCTTGTGATCAGTGCTACTCTGCTTGGTGTGGGTACTACTGCCAGCTACACCTGTAACCAAGGTCATGTTCTGGTTGGTGATGTCACTAGGACTTGTCAGGACACTAGCGGAGGGACTGTTACTATAGGAACATGGAGCGGAAGTGACCCAACATGTGAGCTTGATATAAActagtagtataattatatagcacagGTGTTACAGAAATACAAAAAGTTCATTTGTTAGTAGCACAAGTAGAGAATTGAGAAATGCCGTAACTAACTCAACAAATAAAAGCAAGTCATAATGTgcaatacatacatacaggtgTTGTACCTAACAGAGCTATGATAGATTGTCAAGATACAACTTGCCGATACGAACAGCTGGTGTGTCCAGAACAAGATAACTGCACAGTAGATTGCTATGACTCAAGATCGTACGCTTGCTTCCAGACTGACGTGTATTGTCCGAGTGGGATAGGAGATTGTACGCTCAACTGTGACGACTCTTACGCCTGTCTACAAGCTAACACAACATGCCCTCAGGGAGACTGCATTGTGAACTGCCTGAATGACTACACATGTTTGAGCTCAGCTTTTAAATGCTCTGGAGACAACTGCATCTTCAACTGTCAGAGACAAGAGTCGTGTTCTAATTCAAACATGGAATGCACGAGTGGCAACTGTACGGTAAATGGCAGAGGTTACTATTCTCTTCGATACTCAACAGTCTCCTGCCCACCAGATGGAGAATGTGTTGTCAACTGTACTGGTGACCTTTCTTGTCAAAGCTCTCAGCTCACATGTCCGAGTGGAGGCAACTGTGTGTTTAATTTCCATGGGGACCACtacaataatgattatattgGAAGGGACACAACCATTTCATGCCAGGAGAACAGTACCTGCAGTATCTCCTGTAGTGGCCGATATACATCCAACGACCACCAATGCTATCGCTCTCGCATCACCTGCCCCTCAGAGAGTGGGGACTGTAGTGTAGAGTGCAGTGGGTACTGGTCTTGCCAGTCTTCAACCATTGTCTGTGGTCATGGCAGAGAGTGCTTGAGTTGCAGCGGCACATACTCTTGCTACAGTGCAACCATCACACTTCCTAACATTGATAGGGCCAGCTTAAATTGCACTGGATCCTACTCATGCTACAGTGCAAGAATAACCTGTCCAATTAACAACGACTGTGCAATAAATTGCAGGAGCTTATTCTCCTGCAGGTATGCAACTATTACACTTCCCAACACTGAGACAGGCAGCTTAAGTTGCGCTGGATCTTTCTCATGCCAAAACACAAGAATATCGTGCCCACATAACAACACCTGTACGATAAATTGTACTGGCCAGTCCTCTTGCAGCAGTGCAACTATCACACTTCCCAACACTGGCACAGGAACTTTAAGTTGTACTGGCCAGTCCTCTTGCAGCAGTGCAACTATCACACTTCCCAACACTGGCACAGGAACTTTAAGTTGTACTGGCCAGTCCTCTTGCAGCAGTGCAACTATTACACTTCCCAATATCGATACAGCCAGCTTAAATTGCACTAGTGAAAGCACATGCCAGGTTTCAAGAATCACCTGCCCAAACAACAACAATTGTACAATACATTGTGACGGCCAGTACTCTTGTAACAATGCCCGAGTGACCTGTCCCACTGGAGACCACAGCTGCAACATCCTCTGCACTGACCCGCTGTCCTGTCAAGGCTTGAGTATCacgaacacacacaatgtctACCTACAATGCTGCGGTAGTTTGTCCTGTGCCGGAACTACTGTCACCCCATCCTCAACAGAGTGTCCGTACATACAATAACAAAGACACAAAAAATTAGTTTAGGTGCTGCATTAGTGAAACACATACTCTATAGAACTAAATATAGAATGTACTGTTTTGGAAACTGTCACATTAGTTtttatcataaaattaatgtgtattaTGTCCATTGTTTCTGAGACGTGTGTAAGTAAAAGTAATCATACTACGAGTTGAGTTCTACTCAATTTGGAAGTGCAGCTTGGCAAATCTTTCCTCACTGATGCAGCTTCCAATAGCTAATGATCGGCAAAAATTAATACCAAGTATAGAAGACGGTGTTGCTACGCCTGATTCTCAGTGGCAAGTAAAATATAGCCTAACCCGAGAACAAAgctattttgcaaatccaacaATCAGAAGATCCAAGCTTAGAAATCTTACTAGTTTTACAAGCATatagaatacacacacacagatcgaTTACTCgatacgtataataattatattgcacaagaaccagtacatgtaatgtgaaAACTGATATAACGTATTTAAGCACGCATGCACATTTGGTTATCCCCACAAGGGATAACACTTTTTGGGAATGGAAATGAAATTCCAATACTGTATACCATTGTTAGAGCGATATTTAACCATAAATTAGGATAATTTCTTATCAATTTTCATCGATAAGAGAAACCGTCATGAAATTACAGTTGGCATAGCAGAGAGGAGAGGATAAAGAGGCGTTTGCTCTTGGTCACGTATGGTGGAGATAAGTTCAAATATATAAGTGTACAACTGTTCCATGGCTTCAATGTCCAACACGAGATGGAATACTTGGTTAGAGGCTCCTCTCAGTTTCTGGTGCATGGGGTCAAAGGACATATCGGTATCTGTCTCGGCAGCGAGGTAACGGCCGGTTGCCAGGTGCTTGAATCGGTACAGGTTGTTCTGGTCCAGCCCTCATCTCCCCACATacattgaaataattatttgtggcCATTGtgattataaattataggtatgtggcaagggggaggggctgggggaggggctgcttctgtaataattaatatcaTGATGgagtccatgcatgcacaagaaTATCACATGATCAATGATAATAACAGTTATAACTAGACAATGCTTAATTTGCCGAATTTTAGATGGAGATGGCGCTATGTTAGTAGCTCTCTTTGCTCCATATATTTCTGCTGCAAGAACATAATATTCTCATGATCAATCATTTTCTATTCTCAATCATTCTCCTATAGCAATTAAATATCCCTATATGGTcaccgtacacacacacacacacaattaagtTGCATTGTGCACCAAAAAGCCAGTGCGAAAAAAAATTTAAACTATTTTTATGTTCAGACTCCGTCCTTTTGTGTATTTGTCAGTTAAAAAAACAGGATATGACGTcatcaaataatgggataatgTAATGAAGgcctccctccctcatcggggtcgagctagtattctcatctgaaacaagtatcaactaacagtggccttatCTCTGCCACATTTTATGATTGTACCAGTGAAaatcagtatatatatacggtgATCATGTGCACGAATGCAAAATAACAAGCATCGATCAATATGTCAGTATAATGCGAAATAAAATTATAGAGATgaagagatataataataagccataataattataaagactgACTATTAAATTTCGTCAGAACAGAAAACTCAACAAAACACAATTAAGATGATTTAATGCCGGTTGAACTAGCACAAAATGATAAAGATGAATCCACTAATTGCTGACAGCTGCATGTCACAGTTCCCTGACCTCTGCAAACAGTTTAACAGTGTCTCTAATTTTGGACAACTTTGTCTCCAGTTCACTGATTTGTTGCGGCACTGTCTCCAACATTTCTTGAGCTTCTCTCTCTGCTGCCAGTACATTGTCCAATAGTGAGGTGTAATTCTCCACTTCTCTAATTAGGCCGTTAACTTCGGCTTGTTCGTCATCGTACGAGTTCTGTAACAGCTGCTTCTTGTAGAGGAAAGCTTGGTACTCATTCTCGACAactgtgcgtgtgcgtgtgtatgtgtgcatgtatgtgttgATGGGATAAGTGATGTGTATTGACGGGGGACTATAAAGATGTATTATGAAAGGCTCCATTTTTGGTTGAGATCCGTACCTCAATGGACTTAAGGTAACATGCTTCTCCCGGCAAATACCAGGATAGGTGTATATTATGCTTTCAGGCTAACACATGTATGATGTCTCACTACTATACAATCCTCCAAAGTCGTTCATAAggcgtacatgtactttgacACAATGTACccggccattaattttagttaaCAGTGAACTGTTAGAGAACTTCATAGCTACAGAATAATACTAGCACTGACACAGTGCACCATTAAACTACCTCACACTAAGTACCGACTATAGACGTACCCTCCATCTCCTCCTCGACCTGTGGCAGCTGCTCTTTGCATTCCTCCTCTCTCTGAATGAACAGCGGGGCCAGCGTGTCCGCAAGGTCAAGGGTCACAATGTTACGACCGAAATCACTAAAGTCAGACAAatctgcatgtgtgcgtgtggggggggggggtatatgAGTACACTTGTGACGTTGTACGTTTGTGTGTATGCAGTGTTGCAAGCATTCTTACGAGCATTCTCTTAAAGACAAGCATTCTTAGCTCACCATTTGATGTTGGTGTGATTGTATTAATGCCCagtgtgtcatgtgacatgGTTCCCTTTTTCTGATTGGATGATTCTCCAAGCTCCTCACCTTCCGTCGACTTTGTCGTCTCAGGAGGGGTCTTATCAACGAGTGGGCG
This region of Halichondria panicea chromosome 12, odHalPani1.1, whole genome shotgun sequence genomic DNA includes:
- the LOC135345506 gene encoding CUB and sushi domain-containing protein 3-like, with the protein product MEKNPVYELPDRLRMTEMSGGKDSTALGHARPKKPTRGKISGRTCALAFAALVVMALTLVIVIAIIVFRPTTTESRTETSASSDQVELLKQEMKNLRELVSEQATKHASNISSLKELHGNAIEEIQQLFSGSNLRNNEIIQELQNQLDNSNQTIQQQISSSNLRNNEIIQELQNQLDNSNQTIQQQIRSSNLRNNEIIQELQNQLDNSNQTIQQQISSSNLRNNKIIQELQNQLDNSNQTIQQQIRSSNRNNEIIQELQNQLDNSNQTIQQQISSSNLRNNEIIQELQNQLDNLNQTIQQQISGSNLRNNEIIQELQNQLDNSNQTIQQQIVQLTVNIDAKIDNTTQMHNQRYLDCKQTAFSLNEQTQRNVSQQIELQATKCSEGINALQLQANNSNTAIQIVQMNIQTLGLNLTETSTNVETLEYNFRELNATVIEQLALSCEVQSPPTNGGVNVQAGPNSLTYGLGSVATYSCDPGYALVGQRTRTCQDNNGGTVTMGTWSGALPLCQALHCLELATPNNGNVVLSNPSLLVGTMATYTCNQGYVLAGDTTRTCNERSDRTIGSWNGIMPRCEVIIRCQPLTQPSNGVVSISTGTQGVNLGVGAIATYSCNTGYRLVGQASRTCVSGGGTNGTWSGTEPTCEEILTCPSLSPPTNGAITFTPGADNSNIGLGSVATYSCNIGYVLVGHTTRTCQSLYGGASAAWSGNITICQEAVYCPVLTAPGNGSVTVRSGFNPVSVGSVATYSCDPGYALLGTTTRNCADPDSDSVGTWTGAKPECAIIICVELTVLENGTLVISSTLLGVGTTASYTCNQGYVLVGDVTRTCQDTSGGTATIGSWSGSDPECQVIHCSELTVPENGTLVISATLLGVGTTASYTCNQGHVLVGDVTRTCQDTSGGTVTIGTWSGSDPTCVVPNRAMIDCQDTTCRYEQLVCPEQDNCTVDCYDSRSYACFQTDVYCPSGIGDCTLNCDDSYACLQANTTCPQGDCIVNCLNDYTCLSSAFKCSGDNCIFNCQRQESCSNSNMECTSGNCTVNGRGYYSLRYSTVSCPPDGECVVNCTGDLSCQSSQLTCPSGGNCVFNFHGDHYNNDYIGRDTTISCQENSTCSISCSGRYTSNDHQCYRSRITCPSESGDCSVECSGYWSCQSSTIVCGHGRECLSCSGTYSCYSATITLPNIDRASLNCTGSYSCYSARITCPINNDCAINCRSLFSCRYATITLPNTETGSLSCAGSFSCQNTRISCPHNNTCTINCTGQSSCSSATITLPNTGTGTLSCTGQSSCSSATITLPNTGTGTLSCTGQSSCSSATITLPNIDTASLNCTSESTCQVSRITCPNNNNCTIHCDGQYSCNNARVTCPTGDHSCNILCTDPLSCQGLSITNTHNVYLQCCGSLSCAGTTVTPSSTECPYIQ